In one window of Neisseria subflava DNA:
- the ccoN gene encoding cytochrome-c oxidase, cbb3-type subunit I, which translates to MDTQTYNYKVVRQFAIMTVVWGIVGMLVGVIVAAQLFAPSLDLSEIGPWFHFGRLRPLHTNAVIFAFGGCGLIGTSYYVVQRTCNTRLFGGWLPAFTFWGWQAVIVAAAISLPMGYTQGKEYAELEWPIDILITLVWVAYAIVFFGTIAKRKIKHIYVANWFYGGFILAVALLHIVNNISIPAGLMKSYPVYSGAIDAMVQWWYGHNAVGFFLTAGFLGMMYYFVPKQAGRPIYSYRLSVVHFWALIFTYMWAGSHHLHYTALPDWTQSLGMVLSLILFAPSWGGMINGIMTLSGAWDKLRTDPILKFLIVSLSFYGMSTFEGPMMSIKTVNALSHYTDWTVAHVHAGALGWVGFVTIGSVYYMIPRLFGKNEMYSTKLVEAHFWIATIGVVLYIAAMWIAGVMQGLMWGSLNADGTLTYSFVESVKRTMPYYMIRFTGGLLYLSGMCIMAYNVYRTAISGKAVDAEIPAVSQTQHH; encoded by the coding sequence ATGGACACACAAACTTATAACTACAAAGTGGTGCGCCAGTTCGCCATCATGACTGTAGTTTGGGGTATTGTGGGCATGTTGGTCGGTGTAATTGTAGCCGCCCAATTATTTGCTCCATCCCTTGATTTATCTGAAATTGGACCTTGGTTCCACTTTGGCCGCCTGCGTCCGCTGCATACCAATGCGGTTATTTTTGCATTCGGTGGTTGCGGTTTGATCGGTACATCATACTACGTTGTTCAACGTACATGTAATACCCGTCTGTTTGGCGGTTGGTTGCCTGCATTTACCTTCTGGGGTTGGCAGGCTGTCATCGTGGCTGCGGCTATCAGCTTGCCTATGGGTTATACCCAAGGTAAAGAATACGCCGAGTTGGAATGGCCTATCGACATTTTGATTACGCTGGTGTGGGTTGCCTACGCTATCGTATTCTTCGGTACGATTGCCAAACGTAAAATCAAACATATTTACGTTGCCAACTGGTTCTACGGCGGCTTTATCTTGGCTGTTGCGCTGTTGCACATCGTCAATAATATCAGCATCCCTGCCGGTTTGATGAAATCTTACCCAGTTTACTCTGGTGCGATTGATGCGATGGTTCAATGGTGGTATGGCCACAATGCGGTGGGCTTTTTCCTGACAGCCGGTTTCTTGGGTATGATGTACTACTTCGTACCAAAACAAGCAGGTCGTCCTATTTACTCTTACCGCTTGTCCGTTGTTCACTTTTGGGCTTTGATTTTCACTTATATGTGGGCAGGTTCTCACCACTTGCACTACACCGCATTGCCTGACTGGACTCAATCTTTGGGTATGGTATTGTCTTTGATCCTGTTCGCACCTTCTTGGGGCGGTATGATCAACGGTATTATGACTCTGTCTGGTGCATGGGACAAACTGCGTACTGACCCGATTTTGAAATTCTTGATCGTATCTCTGTCCTTCTACGGTATGTCTACCTTCGAAGGTCCGATGATGTCTATCAAAACTGTTAACGCTCTGAGTCACTACACTGACTGGACTGTTGCACACGTTCACGCCGGTGCATTGGGTTGGGTAGGCTTCGTAACCATCGGTTCCGTTTACTATATGATCCCACGCCTCTTCGGTAAAAACGAAATGTACAGCACCAAATTGGTTGAAGCGCATTTCTGGATTGCAACCATCGGTGTGGTTCTGTATATCGCCGCGATGTGGATTGCCGGTGTGATGCAAGGCCTGATGTGGGGTTCTCTGAATGCTGACGGTACTTTGACTTATTCGTTTGTAGAGTCAGTTAAACGTACCATGCCTTACTACATGATTCGTTTCACCGGCGGCCTGCTGTACCTGAGCGGTATGTGTATCATGGCATACAACGTTTACCGTACAGCCATCAGTGGCAAAGCGGTTGATGCCGAAATTCCCGCGGTGTCTCAAACCCAGCACCACTAA
- the ccoO gene encoding cytochrome-c oxidase, cbb3-type subunit II: MKLQQLAEEKVGVLIVFTLLVVSVGLLIEAVPLFFSKAVTQPIEGVKPYNALQVAGRDIYVREGCYNCHSQMIRPFRAETERYGHYSVAGESVYDHPFQWGSKRTGPDLARVGGRYSDEWHRIHLLNPRDVVPESNMPAFPWLARNKVDAEATVAHMKALRKVGTPYSDEEIEKAPEALANKSELDAVIAYLQGLGLALKNVR, from the coding sequence ATGAAATTACAACAATTAGCTGAAGAAAAAGTCGGCGTCCTGATTGTATTTACCCTGCTTGTAGTCAGCGTAGGTCTGTTGATTGAAGCCGTGCCGCTGTTCTTCTCCAAGGCTGTAACCCAACCTATTGAAGGTGTGAAACCTTATAACGCTTTGCAAGTGGCTGGTCGTGATATTTACGTACGCGAAGGCTGCTATAACTGCCACTCTCAAATGATTCGTCCGTTCCGTGCAGAAACCGAACGTTACGGTCACTACTCCGTTGCCGGTGAGTCTGTTTATGACCATCCGTTTCAATGGGGTTCCAAACGTACCGGTCCGGACTTGGCTCGTGTAGGCGGCCGCTATTCCGACGAATGGCACCGCATCCACTTGCTGAATCCGCGCGACGTTGTGCCTGAGTCCAATATGCCTGCTTTCCCATGGCTTGCCCGCAACAAAGTTGATGCCGAAGCAACCGTGGCGCATATGAAAGCCCTGCGTAAAGTCGGTACGCCTTACAGCGATGAAGAAATTGAAAAAGCTCCTGAAGCTTTGGCAAACAAATCAGAGCTGGATGCGGTGATTGCATACCTGCAAGGCTTAGGCTTGGCATTGAAAAACGTAAGGTAA
- a CDS encoding cbb3-type cytochrome oxidase subunit 3, translated as MDVNWARSLFTVWVFISFILVLYIVFNRRNKKNYDDAANSIFDNDDKGSSDKDGR; from the coding sequence ATGGACGTGAACTGGGCTCGCTCGCTCTTTACTGTTTGGGTTTTTATCAGTTTCATCTTAGTGCTTTATATTGTTTTTAATCGACGTAATAAAAAGAACTACGATGATGCTGCCAACAGTATTTTTGACAATGATGATAAAGGGTCGTCTGACAAAGACGGGCGATAA
- the ccoP gene encoding cytochrome-c oxidase, cbb3-type subunit III — protein MNTTSQFTSNFWNIYIAVIVVLSFIGLAWLLLSQNVVKRPKKGEEVKTTGHEWDGIEEYNNPLPRWWFWLYVCTWTFGIGYLVMYPGVGDFKGIWGWTSHGQYEEEVAKAEQKYGQVYAKFAKMPIDQVAKNPEAQAIGQNLFNTYCIQCHGSDAKGSKGFPNLTDDDWLWGGEPEKIQETIEKGRTAAMPAWGPALGEEGVKNVTQYVMSLSKPKGQYDEERAERGKVLFSGPPANCFTCHGDKGQGIQGLGPNLTDDVWLWGGTQKAITETITNGRSSQMPAWGHFLDKDKLHIMTAYVWGMSNKDGKKAPVKKAEPAQAAPAAEASAPAADSAASAAPASDAKAAPAAEAKPEEASAKVDGKAVFEANCKTCHGGLIPGAPVVGKKEDWAPRIKQGKDTLHKHAIEGFNSMPAKGGNGSLSDDEVKAAVDFMANESGAKF, from the coding sequence ATGAACACAACATCCCAATTTACCAGCAATTTCTGGAATATATACATTGCAGTTATTGTCGTGCTCAGCTTTATCGGCTTGGCATGGCTGCTGCTTTCCCAAAACGTTGTGAAGCGTCCTAAAAAGGGCGAAGAAGTCAAAACGACAGGTCATGAATGGGACGGTATTGAAGAATACAACAACCCGCTGCCGCGTTGGTGGTTTTGGCTGTATGTCTGCACTTGGACCTTCGGTATCGGCTATCTGGTCATGTATCCGGGTGTCGGTGACTTTAAAGGTATTTGGGGCTGGACTAGCCACGGTCAGTATGAAGAAGAGGTTGCCAAAGCTGAACAGAAATACGGCCAAGTGTATGCTAAGTTTGCCAAAATGCCGATTGACCAAGTGGCTAAAAATCCTGAAGCACAAGCTATCGGTCAAAACCTTTTCAATACCTACTGTATCCAATGTCACGGTTCAGATGCCAAAGGTTCTAAAGGCTTTCCAAATCTGACTGACGACGACTGGTTGTGGGGCGGTGAACCTGAAAAGATTCAGGAAACCATTGAAAAAGGCCGTACTGCCGCCATGCCTGCATGGGGTCCTGCTTTGGGTGAAGAAGGCGTGAAAAACGTAACACAGTATGTTATGTCTCTTTCTAAACCTAAAGGTCAATACGACGAAGAACGTGCAGAACGCGGTAAAGTCCTGTTTAGCGGCCCACCTGCCAACTGTTTCACTTGTCACGGCGACAAAGGTCAAGGTATCCAAGGTCTTGGTCCGAACCTGACTGATGATGTATGGTTGTGGGGCGGTACTCAAAAAGCGATTACCGAAACCATTACCAACGGCCGCAGCAGCCAAATGCCTGCTTGGGGTCACTTCCTCGACAAAGACAAGCTGCACATCATGACTGCTTACGTTTGGGGTATGTCTAACAAAGACGGTAAAAAAGCTCCTGTTAAAAAAGCTGAGCCTGCTCAAGCTGCTCCAGCAGCCGAAGCATCAGCCCCTGCAGCTGACAGCGCAGCATCTGCCGCTCCTGCATCAGATGCCAAAGCAGCTCCAGCAGCTGAAGCTAAACCTGAAGAGGCTTCTGCCAAAGTTGATGGTAAAGCTGTTTTTGAAGCCAACTGTAAAACATGTCATGGCGGTTTGATTCCAGGCGCTCCTGTCGTAGGTAAAAAAGAAGACTGGGCTCCTCGTATCAAACAAGGTAAAGACACTCTGCACAAACATGCTATCGAAGGCTTTAATTCTATGCCGGCTAAAGGCGGTAATGGCAGCCTGAGTGATGATGAAGTTAAAGCAGCTGTAGACTTTATGGCAAACGAGTCTGGCGCAAAATTCTAA
- a CDS encoding DUF2238 domain-containing protein: MNKPSPIFPIFLATIIFALIVWSGINPHDRAVWYAEIIPVASVFFLLVATYRIFRFSNLAYLFMSFWLIMHSIGAYYTFADVPFESINRFVEPILGENRNHYDRIAHYIIGFYAYPMAEWLLRRKLCNLPLALFFSLFFIMSVAAAYEIIEWQYAVIDGGEAGLEFLGSQGDIWDAQKDMLADTLGALTALFIFVFTRPDKRLGFS; this comes from the coding sequence ATGAATAAACCTTCTCCAATCTTTCCCATTTTTCTTGCTACGATTATCTTCGCGCTCATTGTTTGGTCAGGCATCAATCCCCATGACCGCGCGGTCTGGTACGCCGAAATCATTCCCGTAGCATCCGTATTCTTCCTTTTGGTTGCCACCTACCGCATTTTCCGCTTCAGCAACCTAGCCTACTTATTCATGAGTTTTTGGCTGATCATGCATTCCATCGGTGCATACTACACTTTTGCCGATGTACCGTTTGAATCCATCAACCGCTTTGTCGAGCCAATTTTGGGCGAAAACCGCAATCATTACGACCGTATTGCCCATTACATCATCGGCTTTTATGCCTACCCGATGGCTGAATGGCTGCTGCGCCGCAAGCTGTGCAATTTGCCGTTGGCCTTATTTTTCTCCCTGTTCTTCATTATGAGCGTGGCTGCCGCCTATGAAATCATCGAATGGCAATATGCCGTCATCGATGGTGGAGAGGCCGGACTGGAGTTCTTGGGCTCTCAAGGCGATATTTGGGACGCGCAAAAAGACATGCTTGCCGATACTTTGGGCGCGTTAACTGCTCTGTTTATTTTTGTGTTTACCCGACCCGATAAACGCTTGGGTTTCTCTTAA
- a CDS encoding phosphatidate cytidylyltransferase → MSLSTTSQQIIVEQAAAHLTPQASYIFVGVFAVLCFASIIGQWLKRKNGADNATIANLNARIYAWWLMTLVLLGAFWFGKIGTVVLFFLISFAALREFMTLVYRRRSDYYSMVVCFYLLLPVQYYFVYDDWYGMFSIFIPVYGFLILPIIASLSGQTAHFLERAAKTQWMAMICIFCLSHVPALMFLDLDGFDNSNNILLLIFLIGVVQVSDVLQYVWGKLIGGAKIMPSLSPSKTISGTVGGILSATAIAALMAPITPFSHGQAAVIGFIVCLMGFFGGLVMSAIKRDYGVKDWGNMIRGHGGMLDRVDSICFAAPVFFHITRYFWNG, encoded by the coding sequence ATGAGCCTTTCTACGACTTCCCAACAAATCATTGTCGAACAGGCCGCCGCTCATCTGACTCCGCAAGCCAGCTATATTTTTGTCGGCGTATTTGCCGTATTGTGTTTTGCCAGCATCATCGGACAATGGCTCAAGCGCAAAAATGGCGCAGATAATGCCACCATCGCCAACCTTAACGCCCGCATTTACGCATGGTGGCTGATGACGCTGGTGTTGCTGGGCGCGTTTTGGTTCGGAAAAATCGGGACAGTTGTACTGTTTTTCCTGATTTCATTTGCCGCACTACGCGAATTTATGACCCTCGTCTATCGCCGCCGCAGCGACTATTACAGCATGGTGGTCTGCTTTTACCTGCTGCTGCCGGTGCAATACTATTTCGTCTATGACGACTGGTACGGCATGTTCAGCATTTTTATTCCGGTTTACGGCTTTTTGATACTGCCGATTATTGCCAGCCTCAGCGGCCAAACCGCGCACTTTTTGGAACGCGCCGCCAAAACGCAATGGATGGCGATGATTTGCATCTTCTGTCTGTCCCATGTTCCGGCGCTGATGTTTCTAGATTTGGACGGCTTCGATAACAGCAATAATATCCTGTTGCTGATCTTCCTGATTGGCGTGGTGCAAGTATCAGATGTGTTGCAATACGTTTGGGGCAAACTGATTGGCGGTGCAAAAATCATGCCCTCGCTTTCTCCATCTAAAACCATTTCCGGCACTGTCGGCGGTATTTTATCGGCCACTGCCATTGCCGCGTTGATGGCGCCGATTACACCGTTCTCCCACGGCCAAGCGGCCGTTATCGGCTTTATTGTCTGCCTGATGGGCTTCTTTGGCGGCCTGGTTATGTCTGCCATCAAACGCGATTACGGTGTCAAAGACTGGGGTAATATGATACGTGGCCACGGCGGCATGCTTGACCGCGTGGATTCGATTTGTTTTGCCGCACCCGTGTTTTTCCACATCACCCGTTATTTCTGGAACGGCTAA
- a CDS encoding lysophospholipid acyltransferase family protein, which yields MKNFLKKQLAWLTDQALCLSVSFLTGVRPKSPRELTFNQHQKVYYANHGSHGDFVLVWISLPRRWRLSTRPVAGSDYWLTSKLKRFIIQNVFNALLIPRHSDNPQAITEQMKDALNAGDSLIIFPEGTRNTDDNTILLPFKSGIYHLAKSKPNTEFVPIWIDNINRVLPKGKILPIPLLCEVHIGQPLTLQENEDKDSFLTRIREALLALRPSENDRSEPRQNEPEVQQNKGGQA from the coding sequence ATGAAAAACTTCCTCAAAAAACAACTTGCCTGGCTGACCGACCAAGCCTTGTGCCTGTCGGTCTCTTTTCTTACGGGCGTGCGCCCCAAAAGCCCGCGCGAGCTGACATTCAATCAGCACCAAAAGGTCTATTATGCCAATCACGGCAGCCATGGCGATTTTGTGCTGGTGTGGATTTCCCTACCTCGCCGCTGGCGCTTGTCCACGCGCCCAGTCGCCGGTTCGGATTACTGGCTGACAAGCAAACTCAAACGCTTCATCATTCAAAATGTTTTCAACGCCTTACTGATTCCGCGCCATAGTGATAATCCGCAAGCGATTACCGAGCAGATGAAAGACGCGCTAAACGCAGGCGACTCTTTGATTATTTTCCCTGAAGGCACGCGTAATACTGACGACAACACCATCCTGCTGCCGTTCAAGTCCGGCATTTATCATCTGGCAAAAAGCAAACCCAATACCGAATTTGTGCCAATTTGGATAGACAACATCAACCGCGTACTGCCCAAAGGCAAAATCCTGCCTATCCCGCTTTTGTGTGAAGTTCATATCGGACAGCCGCTTACTTTGCAGGAAAACGAAGACAAAGACAGCTTTTTGACACGCATCCGTGAAGCGCTGCTGGCACTCAGGCCGTCTGAAAACGACCGCAGCGAGCCTCGTCAAAACGAACCTGAAGTTCAGCAAAACAAAGGAGGACAAGCATGA
- a CDS encoding phosphatase PAP2/dual specificity phosphatase family protein, translating to MKPSLKTSLLKLILVGILFYASYGISNHYTASLDYVPEIAFAWESNIPFWAWTIVPYWSLNLMYAVAFFLCRNTHEQNRYVAHLVAAQLIATVCFVLFPLRFEWPKPPADGLSGWLFDSLAAFDLLYNQAPSLHIALAIIVGAFYWTRFPKIRLPLFLWQSLIALSVLTTYQHHFIDVLTGALLGWLVLWAFPHQMTSPLRLDSSDVRSRKIALLYLLGACLMALPALLGGAWLWFIWISVSLLMVAFAYLTGNAAFFQKQANGKLSAAAMVLLLPYLVGVRLNMAYWLRGKVKTAQVRHDVWIGSVLGISNHLPAVLDVCAEYPCRSHQGEYRALPLLDMVTPSESDLVQTALILETLRQKHGKVLVCCALGYGRSAAVVLTWLLVYGGCKDLAQAKAELKQARPQMVLSPATAKAVEAAANRLKQG from the coding sequence ATGAAACCCTCTCTCAAAACCTCCCTGCTCAAGCTGATCTTAGTCGGTATCCTGTTTTACGCCAGCTACGGCATCTCCAATCATTACACGGCATCGCTGGACTATGTGCCTGAAATCGCTTTTGCATGGGAGAGCAATATTCCGTTTTGGGCATGGACGATTGTGCCTTATTGGTCGCTAAACCTGATGTATGCCGTGGCATTTTTTCTTTGTCGTAATACGCATGAACAAAACCGATATGTAGCGCACCTTGTAGCCGCCCAACTGATTGCGACTGTTTGCTTTGTACTGTTTCCGCTGCGTTTCGAGTGGCCTAAACCGCCTGCCGATGGACTGTCAGGCTGGCTGTTTGATTCATTGGCTGCATTTGATTTGCTGTATAACCAAGCGCCATCTTTGCATATCGCGTTGGCGATTATCGTGGGTGCATTTTATTGGACGCGCTTTCCAAAAATCCGCCTGCCGCTTTTCTTATGGCAAAGCCTGATTGCCTTGTCGGTACTGACGACTTACCAACATCATTTTATTGACGTGCTGACCGGCGCATTACTCGGCTGGCTGGTGTTGTGGGCTTTCCCGCATCAGATGACTTCGCCGTTAAGACTGGACTCAAGTGATGTACGCTCAAGAAAGATTGCGCTGCTGTATTTGCTTGGCGCGTGTTTAATGGCTTTGCCTGCGCTGCTGGGTGGCGCGTGGCTGTGGTTTATATGGATTAGCGTGTCTTTGCTGATGGTGGCCTTTGCCTATTTGACTGGAAATGCGGCCTTCTTCCAAAAACAGGCCAACGGTAAATTATCGGCGGCAGCGATGGTTTTACTGTTGCCTTATCTGGTGGGCGTACGGCTAAACATGGCGTATTGGTTACGCGGTAAGGTGAAAACGGCACAAGTCCGCCATGATGTATGGATTGGCAGCGTTTTGGGGATTTCAAACCATCTGCCTGCCGTATTGGATGTATGTGCCGAATATCCCTGCCGTAGCCATCAAGGAGAATATCGCGCCCTACCTTTACTGGATATGGTAACGCCGTCTGAAAGCGATTTGGTTCAGACGGCCTTGATATTGGAAACCTTGCGCCAAAAACACGGCAAAGTGCTGGTATGTTGCGCTTTAGGTTATGGAAGAAGTGCCGCAGTGGTGCTGACGTGGCTGCTGGTCTATGGTGGCTGCAAAGACTTGGCGCAAGCGAAGGCCGAACTCAAACAGGCTCGACCGCAAATGGTATTATCGCCGGCCACTGCCAAAGCAGTCGAAGCTGCTGCCAACCGTTTAAAACAAGGATAA
- a CDS encoding bifunctional alpha/beta hydrolase/class I SAM-dependent methyltransferase, giving the protein MSEQQKYFSTQDGTSLFYRYRPAADGSSDKAIVLFHRGHEHSGRMMFVADELGFDDFAYFAWDARGHGYSPGERGDNPSIGTSVADVDDFIRHIQSEYGIKPENICVIAQSVGAVLVSTWLHDYAPKIRCAVLASPAFKVKLYVPFARTGLKMMQKWRGNFFVNSYVKAHYLTHNIERQKSYDNDPLIARAISVRILLGLYEAAERVVADAQAITTPVQLLISGSDWVVHHKPQHDFYNRLGSHIKERHILPGFYHDTLGEQNREIAFIEMRRFIRERFNQPLQQVDLTQAHLFGDSRREADELATPLPVCTPRGAFWATYRASLKLGSRWSEGLRIGQETGFDSGSTLDYVYRNQPQGSNAFGVWVDKYYLNAIGWRGIRQRKVNIGKAIQTASAKLREAGKPVHVLDIASGHGRYVLDALTADTLPDSVRLRDYSPINVEAGRKLIAERGLQNTVTFNEVNAYDCANYHDLQPRPTLGIVSGLHELFADNDLILNSLYGFGEVIETGGYLIYTGQPWHPQLEMIARALTSHKAGSPNWVMRRRSQQEMDQLVEKAGFEKIHQWIDEDGIFTVSLAVKK; this is encoded by the coding sequence ATGTCCGAACAGCAAAAATACTTTTCTACCCAAGACGGTACTTCGCTTTTCTACCGCTATCGCCCTGCTGCCGATGGTTCTTCCGACAAAGCCATTGTGCTGTTCCATCGCGGACATGAGCACTCCGGCCGGATGATGTTTGTGGCGGATGAGCTGGGTTTTGATGATTTTGCCTATTTTGCTTGGGATGCGCGCGGTCATGGCTACAGCCCCGGAGAACGCGGCGATAATCCGAGTATCGGCACTTCGGTTGCAGACGTAGATGATTTTATCCGACACATTCAAAGCGAATATGGCATCAAACCTGAAAACATTTGCGTGATTGCGCAAAGTGTCGGAGCGGTATTGGTTTCCACTTGGTTGCACGACTACGCCCCGAAAATCCGCTGCGCCGTATTGGCATCGCCCGCATTCAAAGTCAAGCTCTATGTTCCGTTTGCCCGTACCGGTTTGAAAATGATGCAAAAATGGCGTGGCAATTTCTTTGTCAACAGCTACGTCAAAGCCCACTATCTGACCCACAATATCGAACGTCAAAAAAGCTACGACAATGATCCGCTTATTGCCCGCGCTATTTCTGTGCGCATCCTGCTGGGTTTATATGAAGCGGCCGAACGTGTGGTTGCCGATGCGCAAGCCATTACTACGCCTGTACAACTGTTGATTTCAGGCAGCGATTGGGTTGTTCATCATAAACCGCAACATGATTTCTACAACCGTTTGGGCAGCCATATTAAAGAACGCCATATCCTGCCCGGTTTCTACCACGACACCTTAGGCGAGCAAAACCGTGAAATCGCGTTTATTGAAATGCGCCGTTTTATCCGCGAGCGTTTCAATCAGCCTTTGCAACAAGTCGATCTGACTCAAGCGCACTTATTTGGAGACAGCCGTCGCGAAGCTGACGAACTGGCGACGCCTTTGCCTGTTTGTACGCCTCGCGGCGCATTCTGGGCAACATATCGCGCCTCGCTCAAACTGGGTTCGCGCTGGAGTGAAGGCTTGAGAATCGGTCAAGAAACAGGTTTTGACTCGGGCAGCACGCTGGATTACGTCTACCGCAATCAACCGCAAGGCAGCAATGCTTTCGGTGTATGGGTGGACAAATACTATCTCAACGCCATCGGCTGGCGCGGTATCCGCCAACGCAAAGTCAATATCGGCAAAGCCATTCAGACGGCCTCAGCCAAACTGCGTGAAGCAGGCAAACCTGTACACGTTTTGGATATTGCGTCTGGTCATGGCCGCTATGTATTGGATGCCCTGACTGCCGACACATTGCCTGATTCCGTACGCTTGCGCGATTACAGTCCGATTAATGTCGAAGCCGGACGCAAGCTGATTGCCGAGCGTGGCTTACAAAACACGGTAACCTTCAATGAGGTCAATGCCTACGACTGCGCCAATTATCACGATTTACAGCCGCGTCCAACGCTGGGCATCGTCTCCGGCCTGCACGAATTGTTTGCCGACAATGATTTGATTTTGAACTCACTCTACGGTTTCGGCGAAGTCATTGAAACCGGCGGCTACCTGATCTACACCGGCCAGCCGTGGCATCCGCAACTGGAAATGATTGCCCGCGCCCTAACCAGCCACAAAGCAGGCAGCCCAAACTGGGTAATGCGCCGCCGCAGTCAGCAGGAAATGGATCAGCTGGTTGAAAAAGCCGGTTTTGAAAAAATCCATCAATGGATAGACGAAGACGGTATTTTCACCGTGAGCTTGGCAGTGAAGAAATAA
- a CDS encoding PP2C family protein-serine/threonine phosphatase, which translates to MNKFCEITFCQQIGSNQQHNQDALFNGEQVFQYKLKTAETCLETRPRFIIGIADGISNSNHPEKASKSAMHLLSRTAKLSRQTINHVQAALSQELAEDYLGSSTTFVAAEIDQTTGQTKIISVGDSRAYLIDTQGTWKQLTQDHSILSELLDGLSDKKEEGFATIYGGVSSYLVADYSEFQDKMCHIELTLKAGESLLLCSDGLSDALSEEIREKIWQQYDNDKSRLTVFRKLIAKQRVYDDMSVIVYKIIQTPSIQPFNNHCHPF; encoded by the coding sequence ATGAACAAATTTTGCGAAATCACCTTTTGCCAACAAATCGGCAGCAACCAACAACACAACCAAGATGCCCTTTTTAACGGCGAACAAGTGTTTCAATATAAACTCAAAACCGCTGAAACATGCCTTGAAACCCGTCCACGCTTTATCATCGGGATAGCCGACGGCATTTCCAATAGCAATCATCCCGAAAAAGCCAGCAAATCAGCCATGCACCTATTAAGCCGTACAGCCAAACTCAGCCGTCAAACCATCAATCATGTACAAGCCGCTTTATCTCAAGAGCTGGCAGAGGATTATTTGGGTTCATCAACCACTTTTGTTGCCGCAGAAATCGACCAAACCACCGGCCAAACCAAAATCATCAGCGTAGGCGACAGCCGCGCCTATTTGATTGATACACAAGGAACATGGAAGCAACTGACCCAAGATCACTCGATACTCTCCGAATTGCTGGATGGTTTGTCGGATAAAAAAGAAGAAGGGTTCGCCACCATATATGGCGGCGTTTCTTCTTATCTAGTAGCAGATTATTCCGAATTCCAAGACAAAATGTGCCATATCGAACTTACGCTTAAAGCAGGAGAAAGCCTGCTGCTTTGTTCAGACGGCCTAAGTGATGCTCTTTCAGAAGAAATAAGAGAAAAAATTTGGCAACAATATGATAACGATAAGTCCCGTCTGACTGTGTTTCGTAAATTAATTGCGAAACAAAGAGTTTATGATGATATGTCGGTAATAGTTTATAAGATTATCCAAACACCCTCTATCCAACCTTTTAACAATCACTGTCATCCGTTTTAA
- a CDS encoding PepSY domain-containing protein, with product MKKFLLTAIVALSAATAGASDYIEHKIYSDKNFEQNRAKAVRMLEQRGYQIHDVDADSRRGQPVLEVEAFKNGREYDIVLSYPDLQIIKERIDY from the coding sequence ATGAAAAAATTCTTATTGACTGCCATCGTTGCTTTGTCTGCTGCTACTGCCGGTGCCAGCGATTACATCGAACACAAAATCTACAGCGACAAAAACTTCGAGCAAAACCGTGCTAAAGCCGTAAGAATGTTGGAACAACGCGGCTATCAGATTCACGATGTTGATGCCGATAGCCGTCGAGGTCAGCCTGTGTTGGAGGTTGAGGCTTTTAAAAATGGCCGTGAGTACGACATTGTTTTGTCGTATCCTGATTTGCAAATTATCAAAGAACGCATCGATTATTAA